DNA sequence from the Eubacterium sp. 1001713B170207_170306_E7 genome:
CAAACAAAAATGCAAGTGTGCGTTTTTTAAAAAGTGCTTTCATGATTTTCACCTCAAAGTTTTATTTTATGCTCTCATTGTAGATGGGAAAGTACATCAAAAGTACAACAAGGCTGGAGAATTTTAAGATTTGAGGAGGAACAGCGCTTTTATCGGTGCCTGCGGGCTATCGCGAGCGTTAGGGCGCAGGCGGCGGCCAGCAGAGCAGCGGCCGTCAGGCCGCCGGACAGTGGGTTTGACATGCCGGTATCCGGGCCGGGTGTGGGCTTCGGCGGTGTGGGTGAAGGACGGCTTTGTGGCTCAAAGTAGGCTGTCAGGGTATGGTCTGCACTGACTGCAGTGAAGCTGTACTCGCTAACCTCACCGACTGAGACGCCGTCTGCCAGGACATCCCGGATCTGGCAGCCTGGGTCGGGTGAGATCGTGAAGTGCATGTTCTCACCTTCTTTAACCGTTACAGTTCCAGCGGGTGCGACCGTGCCGCCGGAACCGGCTGTGGCGGTGATGCTGAACACGCGCGCCGGGTTTTTAGGTGTCAGCACCGGGTAGCCGTCGCCGCCGGTTTTCCAGGAGAGGTAATCGGTCTGTGCGTCCGCCACGGCATTCAGGCTTTTGAGCAGCTTTTCCGGTGATTTCATATCTGCGCTGGAAAGTCCTGCTGCGCCGGCGTCAGAGGGCGCGCCGGTTTGCTCGTCAAGGCCGATACCGTGGGCATCTGGCAGCAGCGTGGCGTCGAAATAGTTAGACACGATCTCGCCCTCTGGCCGCATGATTCCGGCGATGCCGCCGAGATGAACATTGTCCTTCTGGGCGGAGTCCACCATGATGGTTCCGGCGGAATAGGTGTTTTCAACCTTGCAGCTTTTTCCCTGGCTTTTAAACACATCGCCGGTAATGCCGCCGGCCTCAATGCTTTTGGTGGTATCGGAGACAAGGGTGAGTGTCATGTCGCCACGGTTATAGCTGTTTGAAATCATACTGCTCAGGCTGGAATCATCTCCGGAAATGGTGCTGGCGATGCCGCCGATTTCCAGCGGAGAAGCGGTGGTGATCCGGAAAGAGCCGCTGTTTTCACAGTTGAGGATGCGGGTGTCTACGGCGGCGCCGGCAATACCGCCGTAATTGGTGGCGGTGAGGACATCTGTATCAGGTGTATGGATGTCGAGGGCACTGGCACAGCGGTTGAGGGTGCTTTTCTGCGCAACACCCACCAGGCCGCCAACACAGGGGGTACCGTAGTCTGTCGCCGCGCTTGCGATCAGGTTTCCGGTGCCGCCGACCCGGACATTCTCAACCGTGGTGTTGAGGATACGTCCGGCCAGCGCCCCGACAAAATCGTAGTGCTTGGCGACGGTCGACTCGGCTGTGAGGCTGCCGTTTACAGCAATGTTCAGGTCACGGAGCACTGTTGGGTTTTCCATGGAGCCGACATGGCCGAACAGGCCGATAATGAGGGAATCTGGACTGACGGCCGTGAGATCGCCGAGGGTGACGGTATGTCCCTGACCGTCAAAAGTACCGCAGAAGGTCTCAGAGGACATGCTTTGACCGTCGCCGATGGACTGCCAGGCAAGACCTGAAAAATCAATATCCGCCGTCAGATTGATGGTTTTTCCGCTCATGGTGTCGGTACCGCCGTTGACCAGAGCCGCCAGACCGTTCAGCTGCTCCCGGGTGCTCAGGTTAAAAACCGTGCCGTCCGGATTGTACCAGCTGGTATCGGCTTTCATGGGGAGGAGCGCTGGCAGAACGGTTATCTCCGCTGTGGCTTTGACGCCGGAGCCGTCGGCGGCCTCGGTAGTGACGGTGACTGTTCCCTCGATGCCGCCGGTCAGCAGGCCGCTGTTCTCGTCAATGGATGCCGAGCCGGTGCCGTCCGTCACGGACCAGCGCACCGTTTTAATACTGGCATCAGCTGGTTCGACCATCGCTTTCATCAGCAGGACACTTTGGGCGTGGACACTGTTGGATACCCGATGGATGGTGATATTCTTAACCCAGATCGGGTCGGTGACGGTCAGTGTCGCGGCGCTGGATTCGGCGAGAACCAAACCGTCCACGTTGATGACCGTGCATTTAAATTGTGTACCGTCCATGTCCCGGGCAGTCTGGTCGTTTAGGATACTGGTCTCTTTTCCAGGCTCGTAGTCGGTGTCACTGCTGACCGGCTGCCAGTTTTGACTGTCCTTAAGCCGGCCATACCAGCGGTAAACCAGCTGATTCTCATTAAAATCGGTGTCGCAGACAGCGTCGAACGCCGCGGGCTCGCCCACTCGGACAGTGCAGTCCTCTGGGTTTTTCTTAAAGGGGACTGCGGCGTCTCCAGACAGCGGCACGGCTTCCGGCGCAGAGCTGACTGCGACGGCCTGTGTTGTCCAAAGTCCTAAGGTACCTTCGGCTGAGACGCTGTTCGAACCAAAGGCGACGGACAGAATCAGAAAAACTGCGAGCGCAGGAACCAGCCTGCCCCATCCTCGTAAAGTAAACATAAGATTCATTTCAAGCTCCTTTCAAAATACCAATATGCCAGGGGATGGGTATCATTATAACAGGTCAACATCCCCAAAAGTTCTCAGAGCGCAGAAAGCAAAAGAAATCCTTTAATATTCTGCGCGTTTTCTGCCGCTGGTTTGGCCGCTTCAATCATAAAAATCCCGGGCATACTTTGTTTGGCTGTGCTTATGTCGTTGTGTGGCACTTATGTCGTTGTGTGGCGCGTATAATGAGGATATAAAGCAGAACAAAAAGGAAGAAGCGCGATAGCGAAAAAATGGCGTCATTGCCTGCTGGCAGGTTTTCCGTGCTCCTGACAGCGGCCGGTACAGCCGGAGACATCTATTATTGAAAGCGTAAGCGCTAAAATA
Encoded proteins:
- a CDS encoding Ig-like domain-containing protein, with amino-acid sequence MFTLRGWGRLVPALAVFLILSVAFGSNSVSAEGTLGLWTTQAVAVSSAPEAVPLSGDAAVPFKKNPEDCTVRVGEPAAFDAVCDTDFNENQLVYRWYGRLKDSQNWQPVSSDTDYEPGKETSILNDQTARDMDGTQFKCTVINVDGLVLAESSAATLTVTDPIWVKNITIHRVSNSVHAQSVLLMKAMVEPADASIKTVRWSVTDGTGSASIDENSGLLTGGIEGTVTVTTEAADGSGVKATAEITVLPALLPMKADTSWYNPDGTVFNLSTREQLNGLAALVNGGTDTMSGKTINLTADIDFSGLAWQSIGDGQSMSSETFCGTFDGQGHTVTLGDLTAVSPDSLIIGLFGHVGSMENPTVLRDLNIAVNGSLTAESTVAKHYDFVGALAGRILNTTVENVRVGGTGNLIASAATDYGTPCVGGLVGVAQKSTLNRCASALDIHTPDTDVLTATNYGGIAGAAVDTRILNCENSGSFRITTASPLEIGGIASTISGDDSSLSSMISNSYNRGDMTLTLVSDTTKSIEAGGITGDVFKSQGKSCKVENTYSAGTIMVDSAQKDNVHLGGIAGIMRPEGEIVSNYFDATLLPDAHGIGLDEQTGAPSDAGAAGLSSADMKSPEKLLKSLNAVADAQTDYLSWKTGGDGYPVLTPKNPARVFSITATAGSGGTVAPAGTVTVKEGENMHFTISPDPGCQIRDVLADGVSVGEVSEYSFTAVSADHTLTAYFEPQSRPSPTPPKPTPGPDTGMSNPLSGGLTAAALLAAACALTLAIARRHR